The following proteins come from a genomic window of Brachionichthys hirsutus isolate HB-005 chromosome 20, CSIRO-AGI_Bhir_v1, whole genome shotgun sequence:
- the LOC137909562 gene encoding thrombomodulin-like — protein MIRSSNALLVCALFLCCLEEAVLSAHGRCSGNQCFALFQESVDFPGAQKRCKDSGGRLLTFTPDNVLTLLPRGLRGSYWVEPRNNGRTAEEEEAGLQQCSCVSVSMEQNATAQREPCSKNLDGFLCQYASEEQCGGLQAGGGLQVKYTAPMGFEIRDSRTFPQGTIAVAGKVGAGFPDSKHVCFTLAWMKAPWTCEVFHGGCEHGCDSTTHDCVCPAGQSLHPNRITCAADPCASCAHECDKGYRRAKDGKGCEDVDECAEGNPCTSDGEECANTAGDFECRCGDGFEEEDGACVDVSVCQRCEHMLCDKVNGVYRCVCRKGFRVSRADSTRCELNCTERRCPASCVLNPHGNQLHQCFCPDGYIVDMDGGAPTCYDIDECALEKQCDHRCENFFGGYKCSCDEGFALRKEYMCVAVRDEEEEGEEEEEEEEEEDASGSAAPHAKPASIHPAEVPPYIRTGSILGITACALLAVALLLFLIQHSARRCGSFQLPAIKHSNLDMFYLQQVHTETYKRLSLDKQIKNDAQIL, from the coding sequence ATGATCCGATCATCGAACGCGCTCCTGGTTTGCGCgcttttcctctgctgcctggaggAAGCCGTCCTCTCTGCGCACGGACGCTGCAGCGGGAATCAATGTTTTGCGCTTTTCCAGGAGTCCGTTGACTTTCCGGGCGCGCAGAAAAGGTGCAAAGACTCGGGTGGGCGGTTGTTAACGTTCACCCCCGACAACGTTTTGACGCTTCTCCCCAGGGGACTCCGCGGTAGTTACTGGGTGGAACCGCGTAACAATGGCAGAaccgcggaggaggaggaggcaggtcTCCAGCAATGCTCCTGCGTCTCGGTGTCGATGGAACAGAACGCGACCGCGCAAAGGGAGCCGTGCAGCAAAAACCTGGACGGATTCCTGTGCCAATATGCGTCGGAGGAGCAATGCGGCGGCTTGCAGGCGGGCGGAGGGTTACAGGTGAAGTACACCGCCCCGATGGGCTTCGAGATAAGAGACTCCCGAACGTTTCCACAAGGAACCATCGCCGTGGCGGGAAAGGTTGGCGCCGGTTTCCCGGACTCCAAGCACGTGTGTTTCACGCTTGCGTGGATGAAAGCTCCGTGGACCTGCGAGGTGTTCCACGGCGGCTGCGAACACGGCTGCGACTCCACCACGCACGACTGCGTGTGTCCCGCGGGGCAGTCGCTCCATCCCAACCGGATCACGTGCGCCGCAGACCCGTGCGCCAGCTGCGCGCACGAGTGCGACAAAGGCTACCGCCGCGCGAAGGACGGGAAGGGCTGCGAGGACGTGGACGAGTGCGCGGAGGGCAACCCGTGCACGAGCGACGGGGAGGAGTGCGCGAACACCGCGGGCGACTTCGAGTGCCGGTGCGGAGACGGCttcgaggaggaggacggcgcgTGCGTGGACGTCAGCGTCTGCCAGAGGTGCGAGCACATGCTGTGCGACAAAGTCAACGGCGTGTACCGGTGCGTGTGCAGGAAGGGCTTCAGGGTGTCGCGCGCAGACAGCACCAGGTGCGAGCTGAACTGCACGGAGCGACGCTGTCCGGCGTCGTGCGTCCTCAACCCGCACGGCAACCAGCTGCACCAGTGCTTCTGCCCCGACGGCTACATCGTAGACATGGACGGCGGCGCGCCCACCTGCTACGACATCGACGAGTGCGCGCTCGAGAAGCAGTGCGATCACAGGTGCGAGAACTTCTTCGGCGGTTACAAATGTTCGTGCGACGAAGGGTTCGCGCTGCGCAAAGAGTACATGTGCGTCGCCGTccgagatgaggaagaggaaggggaggaggaggaggaggaggaggaggaggaggacgcatCGGGCTCGGCCGCTCCGCATGCAAAACCGGCCAGCATCCACCCTGCAGAGGTGCCTCCGTACATCAGGACCGGCAGCATCCTGGGCATCACCGCGTGCGCGCTGCTGGCTGTCGCGCTGCTGTTGTTCCTGATCCAACATTCGGCGAGGCGCTGCGGCAGCTTTCAGCTCCCCGCCATCAAACACTCGAACCTGGACATgttctacctgcagcaggtgcaCACAGAGACCTACAAGAGGCTGTCTCTGGACAAGCAGATTAAAAACGACGCACAAATACTGTAG